AGAAATGATATGAAGAAACTGGAATACCTTGGTTACATATACCAACCGCACACCTCTGCAGGCCGAGTTCCAACGGATAAAGGACTCAGATTCTACTACGAGGAAATGGTGAAACTCTCAAAGGAAACTGAAGAACTGAACCTGGAAGTGGATACCTTCAAATCCATCCCGCTTGCAGACCCAGAAAAGGTTCTGCTTCTGGCTGGGAGTCTCCTTGCCCGGTTGAGTGAAGGGTATGCGCTCATAGAAAGACCTAATCCCAGGGATTTGAAAATACTCAGAGTGATGCTCATACCGGTATCTGAAGACTACCTGATTTTCTCCATGCTGACAGAACTCGGTATATCGAAGATCACTCCCATCAGAACCCATGAGAATTTGAACTGGGAAGGGATAGAAAAACAGCTGAATTTTCTTTTGAAAGGGAAAACCATAGGAGATGTACTGACTGGAAAGGTGGAAATCCTCAGAGGGAGTGGTATTCTCAAACTAATAGAGTCTGTGATAAGCGAAAAACTGGAAAGATACATGGACGTTGGTTTTGAAAATCTTTTGAAGGATGAAGCACTTTCTTTGGAAGACATAAAGCACCTTTTAGAAGAGACCAAGGACTACCAGTTTCTGGAAAGCCTGGTAAAGAATGATGAAGATGTGACAGTGAAGATAGGAAAAGAGATCGGCAAAAAAAAGTTGGAAAAGTTTGCCGTTTTCTCCGGTAGATATTACAAAGGCCCATCACCGATCGGGAGTGTTCATCTCTTCACCTCGAAAGTCACCAGGTACGACAGGAACCACAAAATCTTTAGCTATGTGCTGAATCGACTTTCAGAATATTTCACTTCGGCGGCCAGGAGGTGATAGAATGTCTGAAAAAGAAAGAAAAAACCTTTCCCAGGAATGTGAAGAATTGAAAGAAAAATACAGAGAGCTCGAGGAGTACGCTAAAAGGTTGAAGGCCGAGTACGAAAATTACCGGGAAGAGGTTGCCCAGGAGAAAAGAGAACTCATAAGGAACGCAAATGAATATCTCATCTCAAAACTGATTCCCATACTCGATGACTTCGAAAGGGCCTTGAACCAAGGAGAGCACAGAAAATCCTTCTACGAGGGTGTGAAGTTGATCTACAAGAAGCTCCTGAACACCCTTGAGAAAGAGGGACTTGTGAAGATTCAAGTGGGCAAGACCTTCGATCCGTTCGAACACGAGGCAGTTGAAAGGGTCGAAACGGACGATGTGGAGGAGTACACCGTTCTCGAAGTGGTGGAAAACGGTTACAAATTCCATGGGAAGGTTCTGAAACCGGCGAAAGTGAAGGTGGCTGTGAAACCGAGAAAGAAGGAAGAGGAATCTTCTAGTAAAAAGGAGTGATTCCTTATGAAACGAGAAAGGAAAGATTACTACGAAATTCTCGGCGTTCCAAGGAACGCCACACAGGAAGAAATAAGAAGGGCGTACAAAAGATTGGTGAAAGAGTGGCATCCCGATAGGCATCCGGAGAACAGAAAAGAGGCTGAACAGCGCTTCAAAGAGATCCAGGAAGCTTACGAAGTCCTCATCGATCCTCAGAAGAGAGCCATGTACGATCGTTTTGGATACGTGGGAGAACAACCCATTCGCCACGAAGCAGAAACCGGTGGTGGCTTCTTCGAAGACGTATTCAGGGAGTTTGAAAACATATTCAACAGAGACATATTCGACGTGTTCTTCGGTGAAGAGTCCCGTCAAAGGGAGAGGAGAGAATACGCCCGAAAGGGAGAAGACATACACTACACCGTAGAGGTAAGTCTCTCCGACTTGATCAACGGAGTGGAGATCCCCATCGAGTACGAAAGGTATGAGACGTGTCCAAGATGTGGTGGAACAGGTGTGGAGCCGAATTCAGGATACATTGATTGTCCTCGTTGTGGTGGAACGGGAAGGATCAGAGAAGAGAGAAGGTCGTTCTTTGGATATTTCGTCAGTGAAAGGACCTGCGACGAATGTGGTGGAACAGGTAAAGTTCCTCGCGATCTGTGTCACGAATGCAGAGGAAGTGGAAGGGTTTTGAGAAAGGTGCGAAGAACGGTAAAAATACCACCAAACGTGGAAGACGGTGCGCGTCTGAGAATACCCGGCGGGGGTAACGCGGGTTATTATGGAGGGCCTTACGGTGATCTGGTGATCACTGTACGAGTGAGACCCGACAGCAGGTTCAGGAAATCCGGAAAAGATCTAGTATACGACATCACGATAGATTACCTCCAGGCGATCTTGGGAACGACCATCGAAGTCCCGCTTCCCGAGGGTAGAACAACCATGTTGAAGATACCACCTGGAACACAGCCCGAAACGGTTTTCCGACTGAAGGGGAAAGGTCTACCGAGTGAATACGGCAGGAGAGGTGATCTCCTTGTCAACGTACACGTTGAAATTCCAAAGAGCCTTTCAAGAGAGGAAAGAAAGATCCTGGAGGATCTGGCAAAAAAAAGAGGTATTCCTGTTGCTTAACGATTTGGATTCACCAGGGCTTCTCTCACAACGAGCTTCACGTTTTCCGGGACGGTAACTTCCACTGTCAGGGGTCCTCTTCTGACGCTCAACCACCCCAGTCCCGCCACCAT
The sequence above is drawn from the Thermotoga sp. genome and encodes:
- the hrcA gene encoding heat-inducible transcriptional repressor HrcA; amino-acid sequence: MRRLSNKSKFQKRLNDRQRKVLYCIVKEYIENRKPVSSQRVLEVSNINFSSATIRNDMKKLEYLGYIYQPHTSAGRVPTDKGLRFYYEEMVKLSKETEELNLEVDTFKSIPLADPEKVLLLAGSLLARLSEGYALIERPNPRDLKILRVMLIPVSEDYLIFSMLTELGISKITPIRTHENLNWEGIEKQLNFLLKGKTIGDVLTGKVEILRGSGILKLIESVISEKLERYMDVGFENLLKDEALSLEDIKHLLEETKDYQFLESLVKNDEDVTVKIGKEIGKKKLEKFAVFSGRYYKGPSPIGSVHLFTSKVTRYDRNHKIFSYVLNRLSEYFTSAARR
- a CDS encoding nucleotide exchange factor GrpE gives rise to the protein MSEKERKNLSQECEELKEKYRELEEYAKRLKAEYENYREEVAQEKRELIRNANEYLISKLIPILDDFERALNQGEHRKSFYEGVKLIYKKLLNTLEKEGLVKIQVGKTFDPFEHEAVERVETDDVEEYTVLEVVENGYKFHGKVLKPAKVKVAVKPRKKEEESSSKKE
- the dnaJ gene encoding molecular chaperone DnaJ — encoded protein: MKRERKDYYEILGVPRNATQEEIRRAYKRLVKEWHPDRHPENRKEAEQRFKEIQEAYEVLIDPQKRAMYDRFGYVGEQPIRHEAETGGGFFEDVFREFENIFNRDIFDVFFGEESRQRERREYARKGEDIHYTVEVSLSDLINGVEIPIEYERYETCPRCGGTGVEPNSGYIDCPRCGGTGRIREERRSFFGYFVSERTCDECGGTGKVPRDLCHECRGSGRVLRKVRRTVKIPPNVEDGARLRIPGGGNAGYYGGPYGDLVITVRVRPDSRFRKSGKDLVYDITIDYLQAILGTTIEVPLPEGRTTMLKIPPGTQPETVFRLKGKGLPSEYGRRGDLLVNVHVEIPKSLSREERKILEDLAKKRGIPVA